A single genomic interval of Aegicerativicinus sediminis harbors:
- a CDS encoding SusC/RagA family TonB-linked outer membrane protein, whose product MKTKFSGILTLFLACIVHLSFAQQKTITGTVVDQSGLPLPGVNVVVEGTTNGTQTDFDGKYSISAQTGEVLVFSYVGLKTASATVGASNTINVTMEEDAALLDEVVVTAFGIKREKQSLGYAQQTVGGETLVKSRETNINNALAGKVAGVQFQGAPSSGFNNSNIRLRGDTGVLYIVDNIKVDNPSDIITEDIADMSVLKGAAATALYGPQGKSGVIIITTKSAAAGQSSINVNVSTAVENIYVLPKYQNEYGGGYSQDFNVFEFNPSVHPADWASFDGQLMVEYYADESWGPKMDGTLVRHWDSWIPGDPEFGQLRPFSPNPDNVKDFFDTGLTTNTNITFAKGGEDYSIRASLAKIDRKGVMPNSDRNTVQGSINASMNLSEKLTAFANVNYQDRRTSNYPDNGYGNISSNFNQWWQRQLDIDRVKNFRRNGNIYSWNLNSPTNIQPLYWDSPYFTTELNLNPQTKNAFYGRFGLTYDIIEDLNATVEIRKTYNAYESNNRFAFGGLGQPFYSEAESTSGVDEIFGILNYETDLSSSFDLAASIGFEIADSNYKSINASTAGGLTAEGFYSLNTSVDRPTLSSYKQQTNRKSTFAKASIGFKDILFLDGSARFDWQSTANPEDNRVETYGGSLSFIFSKLFPQNDILTFGKLRASMAEAPLFPGPYQLSETFSIGVPYGSYGKLSVRNQLPNPQLIGGVRQEYEFGAELKFAQSRIGLDVTYFNRVDDQLPVGVSLDPATGYTSFQTNSGKQTYKGWEATLNFVPVKTEDFLWDFSVNFATLERFVDKIADGTDVNVLTTSWRGIQLQERAGEEWGAIYGRAYRRDDAGNIILSSTGNPRYDTNQYLGNLLPDFTGGATSFMKFKNFSLGLDFDFQKGGKVFSVTRMFNAYSGLGIETVGPNALGNPVRDAVTGTGVVSGVVVNANNVGSDSGGVLIEGVDETTGDPAAYYVDPVTYWARLFALHERWLYDASYVKLRQARLDYEFPKKWIENTFIDGLNVGVFANNLWLIYTAVDGVDVSELEDNSALSGYGWTEGGQSPNTRTIGINLNITF is encoded by the coding sequence ATGAAAACAAAGTTTAGTGGAATTCTCACGCTATTCCTAGCGTGTATTGTGCATTTGTCGTTTGCACAACAAAAAACGATTACAGGTACAGTGGTTGACCAAAGTGGTTTACCATTGCCCGGTGTTAATGTCGTTGTAGAAGGAACTACAAACGGAACCCAAACTGATTTTGATGGTAAATATTCCATCTCAGCTCAGACAGGTGAGGTTTTAGTTTTTTCCTATGTTGGCTTAAAAACCGCTAGTGCCACTGTTGGCGCATCTAATACTATAAATGTAACTATGGAAGAGGATGCAGCCCTTCTTGATGAAGTCGTAGTTACCGCTTTTGGTATTAAACGAGAAAAACAAAGCTTGGGTTATGCCCAGCAAACTGTTGGAGGTGAAACTCTTGTAAAATCTCGTGAAACTAATATTAATAATGCCTTAGCGGGTAAGGTAGCTGGTGTGCAATTTCAAGGTGCTCCTAGTTCTGGTTTTAACAATTCCAATATCCGTTTAAGAGGTGATACAGGTGTACTTTATATTGTTGACAACATAAAAGTAGACAACCCTTCAGATATCATTACGGAAGACATCGCTGATATGTCTGTTCTAAAAGGTGCTGCTGCAACTGCACTTTATGGACCTCAAGGTAAATCTGGGGTAATTATCATTACTACCAAATCTGCTGCTGCTGGTCAGAGCAGTATAAATGTTAATGTTAGTACAGCTGTAGAGAATATCTATGTACTTCCTAAATACCAAAATGAATATGGTGGTGGTTATTCCCAAGATTTTAATGTGTTTGAATTCAATCCTTCTGTGCATCCAGCTGATTGGGCTTCCTTCGATGGACAGCTAATGGTTGAATATTATGCTGATGAAAGCTGGGGACCAAAAATGGATGGAACCTTGGTAAGACACTGGGATTCTTGGATTCCTGGTGACCCAGAGTTTGGTCAACTTAGACCTTTTTCTCCAAACCCAGACAACGTAAAAGATTTCTTTGACACTGGTTTAACTACAAACACCAATATTACTTTTGCAAAGGGTGGTGAAGATTACTCAATCAGGGCATCATTGGCAAAAATCGACCGTAAAGGTGTAATGCCAAATTCTGACAGAAATACTGTACAAGGATCAATTAATGCCTCTATGAATTTAAGCGAGAAATTAACTGCTTTTGCTAACGTTAATTATCAAGATAGAAGAACGTCAAATTATCCTGACAACGGTTATGGTAATATTTCATCCAACTTTAACCAATGGTGGCAAAGACAGTTGGATATTGATAGGGTAAAGAACTTCAGAAGAAATGGAAATATTTATTCATGGAACCTCAACAGCCCAACCAATATTCAACCATTATATTGGGATAGCCCATATTTTACTACAGAGCTAAACCTTAATCCTCAAACCAAAAATGCATTTTACGGTAGATTTGGTTTAACATATGACATAATTGAGGACTTAAATGCAACAGTTGAGATAAGGAAGACTTATAATGCATATGAAAGCAATAATAGATTTGCCTTTGGTGGTTTAGGACAACCTTTTTATTCAGAAGCCGAAAGCACTTCAGGTGTTGATGAAATATTCGGTATATTGAATTACGAAACAGATTTATCTAGCTCATTTGACCTTGCAGCTAGTATCGGATTTGAAATTGCCGATTCTAACTATAAATCAATTAATGCATCCACCGCGGGTGGATTAACAGCAGAAGGATTCTATAGTTTAAATACTTCTGTAGATAGACCTACACTTTCTAGCTATAAGCAACAAACTAACAGAAAGTCGACATTTGCTAAAGCTTCTATTGGCTTCAAGGATATTCTATTTTTAGACGGTTCTGCCAGATTCGATTGGCAGTCAACTGCAAACCCAGAAGACAACAGAGTTGAGACCTATGGTGGATCGTTAAGTTTCATATTTAGTAAGCTATTCCCTCAAAACGACATACTTACCTTTGGTAAATTAAGAGCAAGTATGGCGGAGGCACCGTTATTCCCTGGCCCATACCAATTATCTGAAACATTTTCAATTGGGGTACCTTATGGTAGTTATGGAAAATTATCTGTTAGAAATCAATTACCAAATCCACAGTTAATAGGTGGTGTCCGTCAAGAATACGAATTTGGTGCAGAATTGAAATTTGCGCAGAGTAGGATTGGTTTAGATGTCACTTATTTCAACAGGGTTGATGACCAATTACCAGTAGGTGTATCATTAGATCCAGCAACTGGTTATACATCATTTCAAACAAACTCAGGAAAACAAACGTATAAAGGTTGGGAGGCCACTTTAAACTTTGTACCGGTTAAGACAGAGGATTTCCTTTGGGATTTTAGCGTAAATTTTGCAACTCTTGAACGTTTCGTAGATAAGATTGCAGATGGAACCGATGTAAACGTTTTAACTACTTCTTGGAGAGGAATTCAACTTCAAGAGAGAGCAGGAGAAGAATGGGGTGCAATTTATGGTAGAGCATACCGTAGAGATGATGCCGGTAATATTATCCTTTCAAGCACCGGTAACCCACGTTATGACACCAACCAATACTTAGGAAATCTTTTACCAGATTTTACTGGTGGTGCAACCAGTTTCATGAAATTTAAGAATTTCTCATTAGGTCTTGATTTCGATTTCCAAAAAGGTGGGAAAGTATTCTCTGTAACAAGAATGTTTAACGCTTATTCAGGTCTAGGAATAGAAACTGTTGGACCAAATGCTCTAGGCAATCCAGTAAGGGATGCAGTAACGGGTACCGGTGTTGTTAGCGGTGTTGTAGTTAATGCTAATAATGTTGGTAGTGATTCAGGTGGTGTATTAATTGAAGGTGTTGATGAAACAACAGGTGATCCAGCAGCTTACTATGTAGATCCAGTTACCTATTGGGCACGTCTATTTGCACTTCATGAAAGATGGTTATACGATGCTTCTTATGTTAAGTTACGTCAGGCACGTTTAGATTATGAATTTCCAAAGAAATGGATTGAAAATACATTCATAGATGGATTAAATGTAGGTGTTTTCGCCAATAACCTTTGGCTAATTTATACAGCTGTAGACGGAGTTGATGTGTCAGAATTAGAAGATAACAGCGCCCTTTCTGGTTATGGCTGGACTGAGGGTGGTCAATCACCAAACACAAGGACGATTGGTATTAACTTAAATATTACTTTCTAA
- a CDS encoding SusD/RagB family nutrient-binding outer membrane lipoprotein produces the protein MTYNKIAFIFSAVLLFATSCENVDFGDLNQNPNEPSNPVLGSLMANTLGSISGYVGATTSNMYVQYLSNGQYPEESQYQTLNWDFSGWYSTLSDLQKIIDLNTDESTRASAAQGNASNENQIAVATILRAFYFHTMTDRWGMLPYTEALNGLEIQYPKFDSQQAIYQGLFDELDMAIGMIEPGAGPNGDYLFEGDMSRWETFAQTLKMVMALRLSAADPTLGSQMFNEALGHEIMSNSENFYYPFLAEENNDNPWEDRFLAPNFRRDYMVSDVFVNALIGSGTDVAPEDPRLEQMAEPAFNSGTFVGAFYGEANDATDDYSFITQDIIYNQTAPLYIFTYSEVLFARAEAAHLGWTNEDASALYEDAIEASMEQWGVAEADAAAYIAANPYTGPDDIGYEKWVSLFLQGYESWAEWRRMKAMGYEMPLDPPAEMLSNATGIPDRQAYAATASALNEENYNAAISAQGADALNTVLWIFE, from the coding sequence ATGACATATAATAAAATTGCCTTCATTTTCTCGGCTGTTTTGCTTTTCGCTACTAGCTGTGAGAATGTGGATTTTGGAGATTTGAACCAAAATCCGAATGAACCTAGTAATCCTGTTTTAGGTAGTTTAATGGCCAACACTCTTGGCTCAATCAGTGGCTATGTTGGCGCGACTACTTCTAACATGTACGTTCAATATTTATCTAATGGTCAGTACCCAGAGGAATCACAATATCAAACGCTAAACTGGGATTTTTCTGGTTGGTACTCTACTTTAAGTGATTTACAAAAAATCATTGATTTGAATACGGATGAAAGCACCCGTGCCAGTGCAGCACAAGGAAATGCATCTAATGAAAACCAGATTGCAGTTGCAACAATCTTAAGAGCATTTTATTTCCATACTATGACTGATAGATGGGGAATGCTACCTTATACCGAAGCATTGAATGGATTAGAAATCCAATATCCAAAATTTGATTCTCAACAAGCTATCTACCAAGGTTTGTTTGATGAGTTAGATATGGCTATTGGGATGATTGAACCAGGTGCAGGACCTAATGGTGATTATTTATTTGAAGGTGATATGAGTAGATGGGAAACTTTTGCCCAAACCTTAAAAATGGTAATGGCCTTAAGATTATCTGCTGCAGATCCTACTCTTGGAAGCCAAATGTTTAATGAAGCCCTAGGACATGAGATCATGTCTAATTCAGAGAATTTCTATTATCCTTTCTTGGCTGAAGAAAATAATGACAATCCATGGGAAGACAGATTCTTAGCTCCAAATTTCAGGAGAGATTATATGGTAAGTGATGTTTTCGTTAATGCATTAATAGGAAGTGGTACAGATGTAGCTCCAGAAGATCCAAGATTAGAGCAAATGGCAGAGCCAGCATTTAATTCAGGAACTTTTGTTGGTGCATTCTATGGAGAAGCAAATGACGCTACCGATGATTATTCTTTTATTACTCAAGACATCATTTATAACCAAACGGCTCCACTATACATCTTCACATATTCTGAGGTGCTTTTTGCCAGAGCTGAAGCAGCTCATCTAGGATGGACCAATGAAGATGCATCTGCATTATACGAAGATGCTATCGAAGCTTCCATGGAACAATGGGGTGTTGCAGAGGCTGACGCGGCTGCATATATTGCTGCAAATCCTTATACTGGGCCAGATGATATTGGATATGAAAAATGGGTATCACTATTTTTACAAGGATATGAGTCTTGGGCAGAATGGAGAAGAATGAAGGCAATGGGTTACGAAATGCCTTTAGATCCTCCTGCTGAGATGCTAAGTAATGCTACAGGTATTCCTGATAGACAAGCTTACGCTGCAACAGCGTCTGCGCTAAACGAAGAAAATTATAACGCTGCAATATCAGCTCAAGGTGCTGATGCATTAAATACCGTTCTTTGGATTTTTGAGTAA
- a CDS encoding SusC/RagA family TonB-linked outer membrane protein, with the protein MKSKFSGIFTLFLACVVHLSFAQQKTVSGTVIDQSGLPLPGVNVIIQGTSTGTQTDFDGNYSIDASVGNVLIFSYIGMTTQSVTVGSSNTINVTLAEDTAVLDEVVVTALGIKRNAKELSYSVSTLKSDDITETKTPNVATAMVGKVAGLQINTVNNGVNPNTRVVLRGARSLLGDNQALIVVDGFPSSRGVLDRINPNDIENISILKGANAAALYGSEATNGVVLITTKRGSGKLSITYDGAYQMETVAYLPEFQDEFGVGGFPDGTLYPLENVAWGPRFDGRLVDASETLDNGEVWQVPYSPIPNNHRDFFQAGSTIRHGVTVQGGDENSTFLISLDQTNTEGIVPKDAYNRTNFRLKGTRNFDKFSVGGNISFFRSHTNVVGAGGRQNRPLYWNIINTPLHLPIREMRNWRTGKFTRNEVSYYAFYENPYWIVDTQREKSDFNEFNALAFADYKITDWLTASINIGYTSSSDSFKREFGAFTYAFELAHVYSRLDEYGARTASALGTASRFNSDVLLKFDKDFGDDFNVKLTTGHNLRIQDSKDVNVSGSDLIIPDFYNVSTRTGELVGGESLVNYRRYSLYGELTLGFRDFLFLTGTGRNDWSSTLPTDNNSFFYYGAGLSIVATNAFEGLKSDRGLSYLKLNANYTKTGNDPGVYATQGTFAAPANFPYGSTVGLSQSNRVPAPDLSPEFTTSTEVGFESSFFRNRLRLNVTGYKTNSTDQIIPVNISLASGASSAIVNIGEIENRGLEIELGGTILRTDDFSWDVNANYALLDSEVISLADGVDELNIGGFTSAQIIAKVGEPYPQIRTTSYLKDPQGRVIVGADGDPIQDPINQIQGKTTPDYILGLNTSIQYKGFRLYAVGDYRTGHVFFNDIVNAMEFTGLTKHSATAGRQPFVFPNSSYSDGNGGYIANTDRLTSGGGNAFWDSYNDVKENYVTDATTLKLREVSLTYTFNQDLVERMGFDNLTLGLYGRNLLTLRPKDNVYTDPEFNFTTGNAVGVGTQSQTAPTRQVGMSVSLTF; encoded by the coding sequence ATGAAATCAAAGTTTAGTGGAATTTTCACGCTATTCTTAGCGTGTGTTGTGCACCTATCTTTTGCACAACAAAAAACGGTTTCAGGTACCGTAATAGACCAATCTGGTCTACCCTTACCTGGAGTTAACGTCATCATTCAAGGAACATCAACAGGAACACAGACAGATTTTGATGGAAATTATTCCATCGATGCCTCTGTTGGAAACGTTTTGATTTTTAGTTACATAGGGATGACAACTCAGTCGGTTACCGTTGGTAGTTCAAATACTATCAACGTTACACTTGCAGAAGATACTGCAGTATTAGATGAGGTAGTGGTTACTGCACTAGGTATCAAAAGGAATGCGAAAGAATTGTCGTATTCTGTTTCTACCTTAAAAAGTGATGACATTACTGAAACCAAAACCCCCAACGTTGCTACGGCAATGGTTGGTAAAGTAGCCGGATTACAGATTAACACTGTAAACAATGGTGTAAACCCAAATACTAGGGTTGTTCTTAGGGGTGCCCGTTCATTACTTGGAGACAACCAAGCGCTTATTGTGGTAGATGGTTTCCCTTCATCAAGAGGGGTATTAGACCGCATCAACCCAAATGATATTGAAAACATCAGTATCTTAAAGGGGGCCAATGCTGCAGCGCTTTATGGTTCGGAAGCAACAAACGGTGTTGTTTTAATCACCACCAAACGTGGTTCAGGAAAACTAAGCATTACCTACGATGGCGCTTACCAAATGGAAACAGTTGCTTATTTACCCGAATTTCAAGATGAATTTGGTGTTGGTGGATTTCCTGATGGAACACTATACCCTCTGGAAAACGTAGCATGGGGTCCACGTTTCGACGGAAGACTAGTTGATGCGAGTGAAACTTTGGATAATGGGGAAGTTTGGCAAGTGCCTTATAGCCCAATACCAAATAATCACAGAGACTTCTTCCAGGCAGGCAGTACAATAAGACATGGTGTTACAGTTCAAGGTGGTGATGAAAACAGTACGTTTTTAATATCTCTTGACCAGACCAATACAGAAGGAATTGTACCTAAAGATGCCTATAATAGAACCAATTTTAGGTTAAAAGGAACACGTAATTTTGACAAATTTAGTGTTGGTGGAAACATTTCATTTTTTAGATCTCATACTAATGTAGTTGGTGCAGGTGGTCGTCAAAACCGACCTCTGTATTGGAACATCATAAATACGCCATTACACCTTCCAATCCGGGAGATGAGGAATTGGAGAACCGGTAAGTTTACCCGAAATGAGGTTTCTTATTACGCATTTTATGAAAACCCATACTGGATTGTAGATACACAAAGAGAGAAATCTGATTTTAACGAATTTAATGCTCTTGCATTTGCAGATTATAAGATCACTGATTGGTTGACTGCGTCTATAAATATTGGATATACCTCTAGTTCAGATTCATTTAAAAGAGAATTTGGGGCATTTACCTATGCATTTGAATTGGCACACGTTTACTCCCGACTCGACGAATACGGAGCAAGAACCGCCTCTGCATTGGGTACTGCCTCAAGATTTAACTCTGACGTCCTTTTGAAATTCGATAAAGATTTTGGAGATGATTTTAACGTAAAACTTACAACCGGGCATAACTTGAGGATTCAAGATTCTAAAGATGTTAATGTTAGCGGTAGTGATTTAATTATTCCTGACTTCTATAACGTTTCAACAAGAACTGGAGAATTAGTTGGTGGGGAATCTTTAGTAAATTATAGAAGATACAGTTTATATGGAGAATTAACCCTTGGGTTTAGGGATTTCTTATTCTTAACTGGTACCGGAAGAAATGACTGGTCGTCAACTTTACCGACAGACAATAATTCGTTTTTCTATTATGGTGCTGGTCTATCAATTGTTGCAACCAACGCATTTGAAGGATTGAAATCAGACCGTGGGTTGAGTTACTTAAAATTAAACGCAAACTATACTAAAACAGGTAACGACCCAGGAGTTTATGCAACACAAGGTACATTTGCAGCTCCTGCCAACTTCCCATATGGATCAACGGTTGGTCTTTCGCAATCAAATCGTGTGCCTGCTCCAGATTTGAGCCCAGAATTCACAACTTCTACCGAAGTAGGTTTTGAATCTAGTTTTTTTAGAAATAGGTTAAGATTGAATGTTACCGGTTATAAAACGAATTCAACAGACCAGATTATACCTGTTAATATTTCATTAGCTTCTGGTGCTTCAAGTGCTATAGTAAACATTGGAGAAATCGAAAATAGAGGTTTGGAAATAGAATTAGGAGGCACAATTTTGCGAACTGATGACTTTTCATGGGATGTAAATGCAAATTACGCTTTATTGGATTCTGAAGTGATTTCATTGGCCGATGGAGTTGACGAATTGAACATTGGTGGATTTACCTCAGCACAAATTATTGCAAAAGTAGGTGAGCCTTATCCACAAATTAGAACAACTTCTTATTTAAAAGATCCTCAAGGAAGAGTTATTGTTGGAGCTGATGGTGACCCAATCCAAGATCCAATTAACCAGATACAAGGCAAGACAACACCTGATTACATTCTAGGTTTAAACACCTCGATTCAGTATAAAGGCTTTAGACTATATGCAGTTGGCGATTATCGTACTGGTCACGTATTTTTCAACGACATTGTAAACGCAATGGAATTTACAGGTTTAACGAAGCATAGTGCTACCGCCGGAAGGCAACCATTTGTATTCCCAAATTCATCCTATTCTGATGGAAATGGAGGCTACATTGCAAACACTGACAGACTTACAAGTGGTGGTGGAAATGCATTCTGGGATAGCTATAATGATGTTAAAGAAAACTATGTTACTGATGCAACTACATTAAAGTTAAGGGAGGTTTCGTTAACATATACATTCAATCAAGACCTAGTAGAAAGAATGGGCTTTGATAATTTAACATTAGGGCTATATGGTAGAAATTTACTTACCCTAAGACCAAAAGATAATGTTTATACAGATCCAGAATTTAACTTTACTACTGGAAATGCTGTTGGTGTTGGTACACAGTCTCAAACAGCTCCGACAAGGCAAGTGGGTATGAGTGTATCACTAACATTTTAA
- a CDS encoding SusD/RagB family nutrient-binding outer membrane lipoprotein has protein sequence MRKNRIKISTMLLLFTLALVSVNCSDDFLDVNENPNDPSISTPSLTLPVAQQSFAELNARTMTYLGNMLVVNWATPSNWSANSIYSRYDFSADDFANIFETSYVGIFKDLTYVENYTDASGAVDYSNYQVISKIIKGFQYQLLVDLYGDVPYTEANQRGDNPTPAYDDAETIYKAVIDDLGLAVDMITNAPENAENPGDQDIIYYGHMEEWAQFANSIKLRMLVRLSNTGQDSYITSEIAKIDANGYGYITSSTVANPGYSNSANKQSPFYDYFVQPSGAQTNRQDYTVASETTIEFLSETSDPRMARLYKPSASGGAFKGAVQSTVLPGTGFTSEDLSKVGPGLLVSAEQDQIIMSLSEILFIQAEATVRGYLPGGDTAAKALYEAAIEASFLQLGVADAIAEAEAYYDQGTQNVSWDSSTNKIEAIMTQKWIALNGTSSIESWIDLTRTGYPDFLPLPEESPGVRPVRLLYPASERSRNANNVPQQSGDDVFTDDPFWR, from the coding sequence ATGAGAAAAAATAGAATAAAAATTTCAACAATGTTGTTGTTATTTACGCTGGCACTTGTAAGTGTAAATTGTAGTGACGATTTTTTAGATGTAAACGAGAATCCTAACGATCCGTCTATATCTACACCAAGCTTAACATTGCCTGTAGCTCAACAGAGCTTTGCGGAACTTAATGCTCGTACGATGACCTACCTTGGAAACATGTTGGTAGTTAACTGGGCGACACCTTCAAACTGGTCTGCGAATAGTATCTATTCGAGATATGATTTTAGTGCTGATGATTTTGCAAATATTTTTGAAACTTCGTATGTTGGGATTTTCAAAGATCTTACCTATGTAGAAAACTATACAGATGCATCTGGTGCGGTTGACTACTCGAATTATCAAGTGATTTCAAAAATCATTAAAGGTTTTCAATACCAATTATTGGTAGATTTATATGGTGATGTTCCGTATACTGAAGCCAATCAAAGAGGTGACAACCCAACTCCAGCCTATGATGACGCAGAAACTATTTATAAAGCTGTTATCGATGATTTAGGTCTTGCTGTGGATATGATAACTAATGCTCCTGAAAATGCGGAAAATCCTGGAGACCAAGATATCATTTACTATGGTCATATGGAGGAGTGGGCACAATTTGCCAACAGTATCAAATTAAGAATGTTGGTACGCTTGAGCAACACAGGCCAAGACTCTTATATTACGAGCGAAATTGCAAAGATTGATGCTAATGGTTATGGGTATATAACCTCCAGTACTGTTGCAAATCCTGGATATTCAAATTCAGCAAATAAACAGAGTCCATTTTACGATTATTTCGTGCAACCTAGTGGAGCTCAAACCAATAGACAAGATTATACAGTAGCGAGTGAAACGACCATTGAGTTCTTATCAGAAACCAGTGACCCGAGAATGGCAAGGTTATACAAGCCTTCAGCTAGTGGTGGTGCTTTTAAGGGAGCTGTTCAATCTACCGTATTACCAGGAACTGGTTTTACCTCTGAGGATTTATCAAAAGTTGGTCCAGGACTATTAGTAAGTGCAGAACAGGATCAAATTATCATGTCTCTTTCAGAAATTCTTTTTATACAAGCTGAGGCTACTGTTAGAGGATACCTTCCTGGAGGGGATACTGCTGCGAAAGCATTATATGAAGCCGCTATTGAAGCATCTTTTTTACAACTTGGAGTTGCAGACGCAATAGCTGAAGCAGAAGCCTACTACGACCAAGGCACCCAAAATGTTTCTTGGGATTCTTCTACAAATAAAATTGAAGCTATAATGACTCAAAAATGGATTGCTCTTAACGGAACATCATCCATTGAGTCATGGATTGATTTGACCAGAACCGGGTATCCTGATTTTCTTCCTTTACCTGAGGAATCTCCAGGTGTTAGACCTGTAAGATTGTTATATCCAGCGTCTGAACGCTCAAGGAACGCAAATAATGTTCCTCAACAAAGCGGTGATGATGTATTTACAGATGATCCTTTTTGGAGATAA
- the rlmB gene encoding 23S rRNA (guanosine(2251)-2'-O)-methyltransferase RlmB: MKSEEKIYGLHSVIEAIKSGTTIDKLYIQKGLRGDTFLELQRLISESHLNVSYVPIEKLNRLTRKNHQGVVAQISPIDFMPLEELVIQAMESGNPPLFLLLDQLSDVRNFGAIIRTAECAGVSGIIIQKKGGAPVTADTVKTSAGAIFKVPICKVDHIKDAVYYLQASGIQVVAATEKSDEMLYDVDFKLSTGIIMGSEGKGINPSVLKAVDKAVKLPMLGTISSLNVSVACGMFLYETMRQRLLP; encoded by the coding sequence ATGAAATCAGAGGAAAAAATATACGGTCTCCACTCCGTAATAGAAGCTATTAAATCCGGCACAACGATTGACAAACTTTATATCCAGAAAGGGTTGCGGGGCGATACTTTTTTAGAGTTACAAAGGTTAATCTCAGAGTCTCATTTGAATGTTTCCTATGTGCCTATTGAAAAACTAAATAGGCTTACTCGAAAAAATCATCAAGGGGTAGTTGCACAAATTTCTCCAATAGATTTTATGCCCTTGGAAGAATTAGTGATTCAGGCCATGGAATCTGGTAACCCTCCCCTATTTTTATTATTGGATCAACTTAGCGATGTTCGAAATTTCGGTGCCATCATTAGAACGGCAGAATGTGCTGGTGTTTCAGGGATAATCATCCAAAAAAAAGGTGGTGCTCCAGTTACTGCTGACACTGTTAAAACTAGTGCCGGAGCCATTTTTAAGGTACCCATTTGCAAAGTTGATCATATAAAAGATGCTGTTTACTATTTACAAGCTTCAGGGATACAAGTCGTAGCGGCAACTGAAAAATCTGATGAAATGCTTTATGATGTGGATTTTAAACTTTCTACAGGCATTATTATGGGTTCTGAGGGTAAAGGGATTAATCCTTCCGTCTTGAAAGCCGTAGACAAAGCTGTAAAACTTCCTATGCTTGGTACAATAAGCTCCTTAAATGTTTCGGTTGCATGCGGAATGTTTCTTTACGAAACGATGCGACAGAGATTATTGCCTTAA